The sequence GCTAGCCGGCAGGCGGGCCCCGGACGACCGGGGCCGGGCTGGTGGGTCGCGGGGAGCAGGGCCCTCGCGGCGGCGACGTCCGCCGGGAGGGGCCTTCCCGTATGGTCGACAGCGGCGACGGCCGGCGCCTGACCCGCAGGTGCCGGGCGGGCCGCTGCCCGTCGCCAGGGAGGCAACGATGACGCGCCGTCTGCTCGCGGTGACCGCGGTCGCCGCCGTGCTGCTCGCCGGAGCCGGCTGTTCCGCCGAGCGGCGGGAGGCGGGCGATCCGACGGTGACGACCACGACGCGCATCGAGGCCACCCTCGCCCCGGCGAGGCCCACCCCGACGCCCCGGTCGCGACACCGGCGCCGGGCGCGGCGGGCGGCAACGCCCTGGCGGTCTGCGCCGCCGCCCAGCAGGCCAGCGGCGACGCGGGGAAGAAATACGTGGAGCAACTCGGTGCCATGCTCGCGGCGACCGGTGCGGGTGACCCGGCGGCTGCCACGGCGGCCGGCGAGCGGGCCGAGGCGGCGTTGGCCGGCTGGGGCAGAGCGCTCCGCGAGCAGTCGAGCCGTGCCGACGATCCGCAGCTCAAGACGCTGTTGACCGACCTGGCGGCCGAGGTCGGCCGGCTCGGCACCGACATCGAAGCACTTGAGGACACCTCGCTCGACCAGCTCCAGCAGCGCCTCGACCAGCTCTGCGCCCGCTGACCGGCCGGCCCGGTTTGGGTTCCACCCCGACCATGCCGTACGCTGGCCTGCGGCGCACTTTGGTGTGCCGAGTTCTCGCGTGCCCGCGCCGCCGTGCTTCTGCTACCCGGCGAGCCGCCGCGGGGACGACCGCCAGCAGCCTCAACGACAGGGAGTCCGCCTCCGATGTACGCGATCGTCAAGACCGGCGGCAAGCAGTACAAGGTCGCCGAAGGCGACGTGATCGAGGTCGAGAAGCTCGCCGGCACCCCCGGCGACGCGGTGAAGCTCGCCGCGGTGCTCCTCGTCGACGGTGACGACCTGGTGACCGACGCGGCGAAGCTCGCTCAGGTCGAGGTGTCCGGTGAGATCGCCGCGCACACCAAGGGCCCGAAGATCCGGATCCACAAGTTCAAGAACAAGACCGGCTACCACAAGCGCCAGGGTCACCGCCAGCCGCTGACCCAGGTCAAGGTGACCGGCATCTCCAGCGGGAAGTAGGTCGTCCTCAGATGGCTCACAAAAAGGGTGCGTCCAGCTCGCGTAACGGCCGTGACTCCGCGGCACAGCGGCTCGGCGTGAAGCGCTTCGGTGGTCAGGTCGTCGGCGCGGGCGAGATCATCGTCCGGCAGCGCGGCACCAAGTTCCACCCCGGTGACCAGGTAGGCCGCGGCAGCGACGACACGCTCTTCGCGCTGGCCGCCGGTGCGGTCCAGTTCGGCACCAAGCGCGGTCGCAAGACCGTCAGCATCGTGCCGCAGCAGTAACTCACTTCGGCGAAGCGGGCCGCGGACCTGGTGTCCCGGCCCGCTTCGCCTTTTCTCACGCGGGGGCTCGTCCTCGCTGGAAGGATTGACGTCCGTGGCGACGTTCGTTGACCGGGTCGTCCTGCACCTGCAGGCCGGCGATGGGGGGCACGGCTGTGTCTCGATCCACCGGGAGAAGTTCAAGCCGTTCGGCGGGCCCGACGGCGGCAACGGCGGGCACGGCGGCAGCGTGTCCCTGATGGTGGACCCGCAGGTGACCACCCTGCTCGACTTCCACTTCCGGCCGCATGTCAAGGCGGACAACGGCAAGGGCGGCGCGGGGTCGAACCGGGACGGCGCGAACGGCCAGAACCTGGTGCTCAAGGTGCCCGACGGCACCGTGGTGCAGACTGCCGACGGCACCGTGCTGGCCGACATGGTCGGCGCCGGCACCACCTTCGAGGTGGCCCGGGGCGGGCGAGGCGGCCGGGGCAACGCGTCGCTGGCCAACGCCCGCCGCAAGGCCCCCGGCTTCGCCGAGCTGGGCGAGCCGGGCGAGCAGCTGGACGTGGTGCTGGAGCTGAAGAGTGTCGCCGACGTCGGCCTGGTAGGCTTCCCCTCGGCCGGTAAGTCGTCGCTGATCTCGGTGATCTCCGCGGCCAAGCCGAAGATCGCGGACTACCCGTTCACCACCCTGGTGCCGAACCTGGGCGTGGTCCGGGCCGACAACCACACCTTCACCGTCGCCGACGTGCCGGGCCTGATCCCGGGTGCGGCCACCGGCAGGGGACTGGGACTGGAATTCCTCCGGCACGTCGAACGCTGCACGGTGCTGGTGCACGTGATCGACACCGCCACCCTGGAGCCCGGCCGGGATCCGCTCGCCGACATCGACACCATCGAGGCGGAGCTGGCCGCGTACGGCGGTCTGGCCGACCGGCCCCGGTTGGTCGCGCTGAACAAGGTCGACGTGCCCGACGGACGCGATCTCGCCGAGCTGGTCCGGCCCGACCTTGAGGCGCGTGGCCTGCGGGTCTTCGAGGTGTCGGCGGCCACCAGGGAAGGTCTCAAGGAGCTCGGCTTCGCGATGGCCGAGCTGGTGGAGCAGGCGCGGGCGGGGACGCCGACGGCCGAACCGACGCGGATCGTGATCCGGCCGAAGGCGGTCGACGACGCCGGTTTCACCATCGAGACGGCGGCGGACGGCTCGTACACCGTGCACGGTGTACGACCGGAGCGATGGGTGCGCCAGACGAACTTCGACAACGACGAGGCGGTCGGCTACCTCGCCGACCGGCTGGCCCGGCTGGGTGTCGAGGAGCAGCTGGCCAGGGCGGGCGCCCAGCCCGGCGACCTGGTCCGCATCGCCGAGCGGGAGTTCGACTGGCGGCCGACCCTCTACGCCGGCGCCGAGTTCGTTCCGGGTGCCCGGGGCCGCGACGTCCGGCTGGAGGAACAGCCGACCCGTGCGGGCGCGGCCGAGCGGCTGGCGGCCCGCAGGCCCGCCGGCAGCGGCCGGCGGACGAGGTCGAGCGGGTGCCCGACGACGGAGACGACGCCGAATAGCTCGGTGCGCTCCGAAATGGGGACGACTGACGGTGGTGGTCGGTGGCCGGGCGGTGGCCTGCGGGGGGGTCGAGGAGACGGCCGGCGGGGAGGGCGAGCTTTCGGTCGAGACCGGGACGTATGCTCCGGCCGCTGTCCGGCTGTACCGATCCTGCGGCTACGAGCCGGTCTCGGCGTACCGCGACCAGGTCGGTGGCTTCGACCGGGTCCGCCTCGTCAAGCGGCTGCCGGTCGCGGCCTGACGGCTCGGCCGAAGGCCGCGCGGCGCTCAGCGGATGCGGCGCACGTCGGTGATGACGAACCCGCTGGCCGGCAGCGCCGGCATCCGGCTCAGGTCGACCGCCAGGTCCTGCGGCGGTACGTCGTACCGCATGGCGCCGGTCAGCAGCGTCACCGCCCGCTTCATCAGCTCGATGGTGATCCACTCACCGGCGCAGCGGTGCCCGGTGAGGTGGCCCCCGCCGCCCTGCGGGACCAGCGTGAACGGGTCCTCCCGCCAACCGGCGAAGCGCTCCGGCCGGAACAGCTCCGGCTGCGGCCACAGCGCGGGATGGTGATCGGTGCCGTAGAGATCCAGCAGCACCCGGCGACCTTCGGGGAAGTGGAAGCCCTCCCAGTCGAAGGCGCGCCGGACCCGGGCCGCGGTCACCGGGAAGAACGGGTAGCAACGGCGTACCTCCTGCACGAACTGCTCGGTGGCGTCGTCGTCGCCGCGTACCCGCTGCCGCCAGGCGGGGTGGTCGTGCAGGGCGAGGGCGGCGAAGACCACGAACCGGGCCACCGCCGCCGTCGGGCGGAGCACGTTGAGCAACTCGACGGCGGCGACCCGGCGGGGCAGCGGGCTGCCGTCGTAGCGGTGCTCGGCGATCACCCGCAGGGCACTGCCCTCGGGCGCGGTCAGCGTGCCGCCGCGTACCCGTTCGACGATTTCGCCGGCCCAGCGTTCGCCGCGCAGGCGGCCCAGCCGGCCGCGCCAGTGCCGGGGACCGACCGCCGCCGCGCTGTCGATCATGGCTTGCAGGTCCGTGGAACGCCGGTCCAATTCGTCGGCGCCGAGCGGGACGCCGGCCCAGGCGCAGACCGCCCGGGTCAGCATCAGGGCGATCTGGGCGTGCAGGGTGATGGATCCGGCCGCCTCCCAGGCGGGGAGCCGGGCCTGCCACTCGTCGGCGAACAGCCGCCCGAGGCGCTGGACCGCGGTCGGGGTCATCAGCGACATGAGCATCGCCTTGCGGTCGTGGTGGGCTTCGTCGTCGAGGCCCTGCACCCCGCCCACCCCGGTCAGCGTCCGCTGCCCACGAACGGGCATGGCGCCCGCCCGTACGAACCGGTCGGCGTCGTAGAAGAGTTCGGCGGCGGCCCGGCCGCGCAGGCAGATCGTCGGTTTCAGCAGCAGCCGGGTCTGGAAGATGTCGCTGCCGTACCGTTCGCACCGCTCGCCGATGAACCGGTAGCCGGCCCGCAGGAACGCCAGCGTGCTGTCCGGGATGCGGTCCGTCGGGATGGTCGCCATCGGCCCCCCTGCTGTCGGGCGCGGCCGTCACCGGCCGGCCGGCTTGTCCGCTGCTGGTTGCTTCTACCCAGGTCAGGGCGGGTGGAACCCTCGTCCGGCCGGAGGAGCGGCGGAGTCGGCCCGATGCGGTGGTGTCGGGTACGCCGGCTGGCCCCTCCCAGGCCCGCGTGAACCTGGTTTGCTGTCTTCCAGCAGCCCCGCAACCGGGTCCGGGCGGTGTCCCGGGCGCTCCGGCTCGATCACGGGCCGGCGCGTGGTGCGGCGGGCGGCCCGGTGCGCAACGGGGGAGGACGGATGCGGGACAACAGGCCGGCGTACTGGCGGCGGTGGATGGCCGGGGCGTCCAACGGCGACGACCCGCCGTTGGTGGCGCCGCCGTGTCGGCCGTCCCGGCCGGATCGCTACTTCACCGCACATCTCG is a genomic window of Micromonospora tarapacensis containing:
- the rpmA gene encoding 50S ribosomal protein L27; this translates as MAHKKGASSSRNGRDSAAQRLGVKRFGGQVVGAGEIIVRQRGTKFHPGDQVGRGSDDTLFALAAGAVQFGTKRGRKTVSIVPQQ
- the rplU gene encoding 50S ribosomal protein L21 gives rise to the protein MYAIVKTGGKQYKVAEGDVIEVEKLAGTPGDAVKLAAVLLVDGDDLVTDAAKLAQVEVSGEIAAHTKGPKIRIHKFKNKTGYHKRQGHRQPLTQVKVTGISSGK
- a CDS encoding cytochrome P450, yielding MATIPTDRIPDSTLAFLRAGYRFIGERCERYGSDIFQTRLLLKPTICLRGRAAAELFYDADRFVRAGAMPVRGQRTLTGVGGVQGLDDEAHHDRKAMLMSLMTPTAVQRLGRLFADEWQARLPAWEAAGSITLHAQIALMLTRAVCAWAGVPLGADELDRRSTDLQAMIDSAAAVGPRHWRGRLGRLRGERWAGEIVERVRGGTLTAPEGSALRVIAEHRYDGSPLPRRVAAVELLNVLRPTAAVARFVVFAALALHDHPAWRQRVRGDDDATEQFVQEVRRCYPFFPVTAARVRRAFDWEGFHFPEGRRVLLDLYGTDHHPALWPQPELFRPERFAGWREDPFTLVPQGGGGHLTGHRCAGEWITIELMKRAVTLLTGAMRYDVPPQDLAVDLSRMPALPASGFVITDVRRIR